A single Vigna radiata var. radiata cultivar VC1973A chromosome 8, Vradiata_ver6, whole genome shotgun sequence DNA region contains:
- the LOC106770821 gene encoding CASP-like protein 5B3 codes for MNYCGAPGSVLALVLRMTQFTFAAGSIASMATTSRFFNLTAFCYLIASMGLQIIWSFLLALLDLFSLVRKQSLLSPVLISLFVVGDWVTATLSLAAASASAGITVLYFHDLGHCHFGEECQKYQVSVALAFLSWFSTSLSSVIMFWLLAGR; via the exons atgaattaTTGTGGCGCTCCTGGCTCTGTTCTTGCACTGGTTCTTAGGATGACACAGTTCACTTTTGCTGCTGGGTCAATTGCTTCCATGGCTACCACATCCAGATTCTTTAATTTGACTGCCTTTTG TTACTTGATAGCTTCAATGGGATTACAAATCATTTGGAGTTTTTTGCTAGCTTTATTGGATTTGTTTTCTTTGGTGAGAAAACAGTCCCTTCTCAGTCCAGTACTAATCAGCCTCTTTGTAGTTGGAGATTGG GTAACAGCAACACTGTCTCTAGCAGCAGCTTCTGCCTCAGCTGGCATAACAGTTTTGTACTTTCATGATCTGGGACACTGCCACTTTGGAGAGGAGTGTCAGAAGTACCAGGTTTCTGTGGCACTAGCATTCCTAAGCTGGTTTTCAACTTCATTATCATCTGTAATTATGTTTTGGCTACTAGCTGGCAGATAA
- the LOC106771519 gene encoding RING-H2 finger protein ATL16-like: MDFVSQRHLLHFPTQADSPCTVPPNHDIPHPSGSNLPLLAILVVGMMFTTFFLIGYYMLVVKCCFNWPHVNHTRLFSLSRQGEEDPSAGFSAASEPRGLEEAVIRLIPVIHYKPEKGDTNFGERSNLDDCAVCLSEFQQDEKLRVIPNCSHVFHIDCIDVWLQNNTHCPLCRRIVSLTSQVHVHQPNLLTPRFSSQDQSQNIESNVSDEGFVVIDLDGEHDRDQILEGRQDLPTIAVSSQKNAKKLHKVISLGDECIGIRAKGESFSSVQAMRRSFSMDSSVDRKFYGAIQQVLQQQQEHEHVHEINTVESCGGSDRVKRSFFSFGHGSRSRNAVQPVDLEP; this comes from the coding sequence ATGGATTTTGTGAGCCAAAGACACCTACTTCATTTTCCAACACAAGCTGATTCACCTTGCACAGTTCCTCCAAATCATGATATTCCACATCCTTCTGGTTCAAATCTTCCCCTCTTAGCAATCCTTGTGGTAGGAATGATGTTCACAACTTTCTTCCTTATAGGCTACTACATGTTAGTTGTCAAGTGCTGCTTCAATTGGCCCCATGTTAATCACACAAGACTATTTTCTCTGTCCAGACAAGGTGAAGAAGATCCATCTGCTGGATTCTCAGCAGCATCCGAGCCAAGAGGGCTAGAGGAAGCAGTTATCAGGTTAATCCCTGTGATTCATTATAAGCCAGAAAAAGGGGATACAAACTTTGGTGAAAGAAGCAACCTTGATGATTGTGCAGTTTGCTTGAGTGAGTTTCAACAAGATGAGAAGCTGAGGGTTATACCAAACTGTAGCCATGTCTTTCACATTGATTGCATAGATGTTTGGCTTCAGAACAACACTCATTGCCCTCTCTGCAGAAGAATTGTGTCCTTGACAAGCCAGGTCCATGTTCACCAACCAAACCTTCTCACTCCAAGGTTTTCATCTCAAGACCAAAGCCAAAACATTGAAAGCAATGTCAGTGATGAAGGTTTTGTTGTGATTGATTTGGATGGTGAACATGATAGAGACCAAATCCTGGAAGGAAGACAAGATTTGCCTACCATTGCTGTTTCTTCACAGAAGAATGCAAAGAAGCTTCATAAAGTGATCAGCTTGGGAGATGAGTGTATTGGCATCAGAGCCAAAGGTGAAAGCTTTTCATCAGTTCAAGCCATGAGGAGGTCCTTTTCCATGGATTCATCAGTGGATAGAAAGTTTTATGGGGCAATTCAGCAGGTTTTACAGCAACAACAAGAACATGAACATGTTCATGAGATTAACACAGTTGAATCCTGTGGTGGCAGTGACAGAGTGAAGAgatcattcttttcttttggaCATGGAAGCAGATCAAGAAATGCTGTACAACCTGTTGATTTGGAGCCATGA
- the LOC106769859 gene encoding enoyl-CoA delta isomerase 2, peroxisomal-like produces MSHTQLISATMGCTLEKRGSVFVLTLTSETDEQHRLNPTLLSSLLAALTQVNSQATDASALVTTAQGRFFCNGFDFHWARAAADPQAARIRLRAMSNSLRPVLAALFSLPIPTVAAVSGHAAAAGAVLALTHDHVLMRGDRDVLYMPEVDLGITLPDYFAAVMREKVAAARDLVLAGRKVRAEEAVEMGIVRSAHDSAEGTAEAAMRLGEELAGRKWVGEAYVEVRKSLFPEVCDVLGLAPKSIVSKI; encoded by the coding sequence ATGAGCCATACACAACTGATCTCAGCTACCATGGGGTGCACGTTAGAGAAGAGAGGATCGGTTTTCGTTCTAACCCTAACCAGCGAAACCGACGAACAACACCGTCTCAACCCCACGCTCCTCTCCTCCCTCCTCGCTGCCCTCACCCAAGTCAACTCCCAAGCCACCGACGCCTCCGCCCTCGTCACCACCGCCCAAGGCAGATTCTTCTGCAATGGGTTCGACTTCCACTGGGCGCGTGCAGCTGCCGACCCCCAAGCTGCCCGCATCCGCCTCCGCGCTATGTCCAACTCCCTTCGCCCCGTCCTCGCCGCACTCTTCTCCCTTCCCATCCCCACCGTCGCCGCTGTCTCCGGCCACGCCGCCGCGGCGGGAGCTGTTCTCGCGCTCACGCACGACCACGTCCTCATGCGCGGTGACCGCGACGTCCTCTACATGCCGGAGGTGGACCTCGGCATCACGCTCCCTGACTACTTTGCAGCCGTCATGAGGGAGAAGGTCGCGGCGGCGCGTGACTTAGTGCTCGCGGGGAGGAAGGTGAGGGCGGAAGAAGCGGTGGAGATGGGGATTGTGCGCTCTGCGCACGATAGCGCGGAGGGTACCGCGGAGGCTGCGATGAGGCTGGGGGAGGAGTTGGCAGGAAGGAAGTGGGTTGGGGAGGCTTATGTTGAAGTGAGAAAGAGTTTGTTCCCTGAAGTGTGTGATGTTTTGGGTTTAGCACCTAAATCCATTGTTTCCaagatttga
- the LOC106769860 gene encoding uncharacterized protein LOC106769860, with protein MGFSSFLGRVLFASLFILSAWQLFNEFDANGGPISKELIPKLTVVKKNLSSKLGVALPDIDARQFISVIIFLKGVGGILFVFGSTFGSFLLLLHLALTTPLLYDFYNYRPGKPKYNHLLNEFMLNTALFGALLFFIGMKNSIPRSQLRKKTPKAKTV; from the exons atggGGTTTTCCTCCTTTCTGGGTCGCGTTCTCTTTGCCTCCCTCTTCATCCTTTCGGCATGGCAGTT GTTTAATGAATTTGATGCCAATGGTGGACCCATTTCGAAGGAGTTGATTCCCAAACTCACTGTTGTGAAGAAAAATTTGTCCTCCAAATTGGGGGTAGCACTACCAGATATTGAT GCCCGGCAATTCATTTCTGTTATCATATTTCTCAAGGGGGTTGGTGggattttgtttgtgtttggcAGCACATTTGGATCTTTTCTACTG CTCTTACATTTGGCGCTTACCACTCCACTTCTGTACGATTTCTACAACTATAGACCTGGCAAGCCCAAGTATAATCATCTGCTGAATGAATTCATGCTG AACACGGCACTTTTTGGGGCATTGCTATTCTTTATTGGAATGAAGAACTCAATTCCCAGGAGTCAGCTCAGGAAGAAGACCCCTAAAGCGAAGACAGTTTAG
- the LOC106769782 gene encoding transcription factor bHLH104-like, with product MDSLGDSSCWDFLDYSFIDQAPPDFLWPNHSLSTEIEIPDDAVACEENTKKRGRTDSCCKAGSKACREKLRRERLNERFCDLSSVLEPGRPVRTDKPSILDDAIRVLSQLKTEAQELKTKNEKLLEEIKCLKAEKNELREEKLVLKADKERIEKQLKSLAIAPAGFMAPPVAAAAAAAYQAGVNKMAVYPNYGYIPMWQYLPQSARDTSQDHELRPPAA from the exons ATGGATTCCTTAGGTGACAGCAGCTGTTGGGATTTTCTCGATTACTCTTTCATCGATCAAGCGCCCCCTGATTTCCTTTGGCCCAATCACag TTTGAGCACTGAAATTGAAATTCCAGATGATGCTGTTGCTTGTGAAGAGAACACCAAGAAGAG GGGGCGTACTGATTCATGCTGTAAGGCGGGATCAAAAGCATGCCGTGAGAAATTGCGGAGGGAGAGACTCAATGAAAG GTTCTGTGACCTGAGCTCTGTTTTGGAACCTGGGAGACCTGTGAGAACAGATAAACCATCTATACTTGATGATGCTATCAGAGTCTTGAGCCAACTTAAGACCGAAGCTCAGGAACTCAAAACAAAAAACGAAAAATTATTAGAggaaataaaatgtttgaag GCCGAGAAAAACGAACTTCGTGAAGAGAAACTTGTTCTGAAAGCAGATAAGGAGAGGATTGAGAAGCAGTTGAAATCTTTGGCCATTGCTCCAGCAGGGTTTATGGCACCCCCTGTAgcagctgctgctgctgctgcttaTCAAGCAGGGGTGAACAAGATGGCTGTTTATCCAAACTATGGCTACATTCCAATGTGGCAATATCTTCCTCAATCTGCCAGAGATACATCCCAAGATCATGAGCTTAGGCCTCCTGCTGCATAG